Proteins from a genomic interval of Lacticaseibacillus pabuli:
- a CDS encoding TetR/AcrR family transcriptional regulator: MRTIDESKKKLVIQTVLELVQSDGIQGLTFGKIAKQAGVSSGTPYVYFDDKIDMLSKIYVTVKEQMDVGLAAEVEQGTTIQDKLFLAALHFARMFLAHPLETNYMNEISANPQAVSPAAIARGRDLAAPMRQLYQEAAAAGVIVTDRAEYIDALLFAPFMTMLANRRANGEAVTLPELTALINLSLAGLTK; this comes from the coding sequence ATGCGAACAATCGATGAATCAAAAAAGAAGCTTGTCATCCAAACCGTTCTGGAATTGGTTCAATCTGACGGCATTCAGGGGCTGACTTTCGGCAAGATTGCCAAGCAGGCGGGGGTAAGTTCTGGGACGCCCTACGTTTACTTCGACGATAAAATCGATATGCTGTCGAAAATATACGTCACCGTTAAGGAGCAGATGGACGTTGGCCTTGCCGCCGAGGTTGAACAGGGAACAACCATTCAGGATAAGCTATTCCTCGCCGCGCTGCACTTTGCGCGCATGTTTTTGGCGCACCCGCTCGAGACCAACTACATGAACGAGATTAGCGCTAATCCGCAAGCCGTCAGTCCGGCCGCGATTGCACGTGGCCGGGATCTGGCTGCCCCGATGCGGCAACTCTATCAGGAGGCCGCGGCGGCGGGTGTCATTGTGACGGATCGTGCCGAGTACATTGACGCACTCCTGTTTGCGCCGTTCATGACCATGCTCGCGAACCGGCGCGCCAATGGGGAGGCCGTGACTTTACCTGAGCTGACGGCGTTAATTAACTTGTCGCTGGCCGGCCTCACGAAGTAA
- a CDS encoding LysR family transcriptional regulator, which yields MELRVLQYYLTVVEEGNISRAAEKLHVSQPTISRQLHDLETELDTTLFTRGQRKIVLTPAGEYFADQATRIVALADKTVANIHQEQDTRGSITIGCAEVPMLSTIAMATKYLATRAPHVQVNVYSTDADDARERMQAGLFDFSVVMEPMDKSDYHFIHLPGATKWGVMLRRDNPLAAKSALTATDLLPERLIMTQQHTSRSWVRDWFGNQADQLNVVASYNLSYNASLLAAAGVGSVVCIDGIINTTDQPITFVPLTPTLTAKASFVWPKGTRLSPAADVFLKALRNVLTEADTDAG from the coding sequence ATGGAATTACGTGTCTTGCAGTATTATCTGACGGTGGTTGAGGAAGGAAATATTTCCCGCGCCGCGGAAAAACTACACGTCTCACAACCCACCATCTCGCGGCAACTGCACGACCTGGAGACAGAGCTTGACACCACCCTATTCACCCGCGGGCAACGCAAAATTGTGCTCACACCAGCGGGCGAGTATTTTGCAGATCAAGCAACGCGCATTGTGGCGCTGGCCGATAAAACGGTGGCCAACATTCATCAGGAACAGGATACGCGCGGCAGTATCACCATCGGCTGTGCGGAAGTGCCCATGCTCAGCACCATCGCCATGGCAACCAAATACTTGGCAACCCGCGCGCCCCACGTTCAGGTTAACGTCTACAGCACGGACGCGGATGATGCACGCGAACGCATGCAGGCCGGTTTGTTCGATTTTAGCGTCGTCATGGAGCCGATGGACAAATCCGACTACCACTTTATCCACCTGCCCGGGGCAACCAAGTGGGGCGTTATGTTGCGGCGGGACAATCCTTTGGCAGCCAAAAGCGCGCTAACCGCAACGGACTTGCTACCCGAGCGGCTCATCATGACCCAGCAACACACGAGTCGCAGTTGGGTACGCGACTGGTTTGGTAACCAAGCAGATCAACTTAACGTTGTCGCCAGCTATAACCTGTCGTACAACGCGTCACTGCTGGCGGCGGCAGGTGTGGGTTCCGTGGTTTGCATCGATGGCATCATTAACACAACTGACCAGCCCATCACCTTTGTGCCCCTCACCCCGACGCTGACTGCAAAGGCTAGTTTTGTTTGGCCCAAGGGAACGCGTCTGTCGCCAGCAGCGGATGTGTTCTTGAAGGCACTCCGCAATGTCCTAACAGAAGCAGATACCGACGCCGGTTAA
- a CDS encoding MalY/PatB family protein, giving the protein MYDFEHAPQRQHTDSVKWDVKDGELPMWIADMDFATAPEIVSAMQDKLKLAAFGYEEPHASYFDAVADWYATEHKARPQTNWMVFTTGVVPAISAIVRRIAHTGDNVLVQAPVYNIFYNSIENNGRHVLSSNLVYDDGKYSVDFDDLEAKLAEPLTTLMILCNPHNPVGKVWRRSELTKIAQLCDMYNVTLVSDEIHGDLVLDGPDYTPAFSLDEPLKQRVISLVSPSKTFNVAALHAATAIIPNADLREQVTRGFNQDEVAEPNLLAIPGTIAAYRQGHDWRAALRKQLRENYEQAFDFINEQVDGAAVVESSATYLMWIDVSAITHDADALTEYIRLKTGLIVSSGNIYRGNGGNFLRLNFACPSDMLQDGLNRLRDGVQAYKETL; this is encoded by the coding sequence ATGTATGATTTTGAGCACGCACCACAACGCCAACACACCGATTCCGTCAAATGGGACGTGAAGGATGGTGAGTTGCCAATGTGGATTGCCGATATGGATTTTGCGACGGCACCCGAAATTGTGAGCGCCATGCAGGATAAGTTGAAGTTGGCGGCGTTTGGCTACGAAGAGCCCCACGCCAGTTACTTTGATGCGGTCGCGGACTGGTATGCCACGGAGCATAAGGCCCGGCCGCAGACGAACTGGATGGTCTTTACCACCGGTGTTGTCCCGGCGATTTCCGCAATTGTGCGGCGCATTGCCCATACTGGCGATAACGTGCTCGTGCAGGCGCCAGTCTACAACATCTTCTACAACTCAATCGAAAACAACGGGCGCCACGTACTGTCGAGCAACCTGGTTTACGATGATGGCAAGTACAGTGTTGACTTTGATGATCTGGAAGCCAAGCTCGCTGAGCCCCTGACGACCCTGATGATTTTGTGCAACCCGCACAACCCAGTCGGTAAGGTGTGGCGGCGCAGTGAACTGACCAAGATTGCGCAGCTGTGCGACATGTATAACGTGACGCTGGTATCTGACGAAATTCATGGTGACCTCGTGTTAGACGGACCGGATTACACGCCAGCGTTTTCCTTGGATGAACCACTGAAGCAGCGGGTCATCAGCTTGGTTTCGCCAAGCAAGACGTTTAACGTGGCAGCACTGCACGCGGCAACGGCGATTATTCCAAACGCTGACTTGCGCGAACAGGTCACTCGCGGCTTTAACCAGGACGAGGTGGCGGAGCCGAACCTGTTGGCAATCCCTGGGACTATCGCAGCGTACCGGCAGGGCCATGACTGGCGCGCAGCATTGCGCAAACAGCTTCGTGAGAACTACGAGCAGGCCTTCGACTTTATCAATGAACAAGTTGATGGGGCCGCGGTCGTTGAAAGTAGCGCGACTTACCTGATGTGGATAGATGTTAGTGCCATTACCCATGATGCAGACGCGTTAACCGAATACATTCGGCTCAAGACGGGCCTGATTGTCTCGTCCGGCAACATTTATCGCGGCAACGGCGGAAATTTCTTACGTTTGAATTTTGCTTGCCCGAGCGACATGTTGCAGGATGGCTTGAACAGATTGCGCGACGGTGTACAAGCCTATAAAGAAACACTATAG
- a CDS encoding SIR2 family NAD-dependent protein deacylase, whose protein sequence is MAANLNDQIEQLHAMISAGKDVVALTGAGISVPIGIPDLAHMPREASSVLASESELERNPAQFYATLHRIFLDPIVQKGPTVSHRALAALEQAGAIDGVVTTNVDYLHEIAGSYTVADVWNSFNVNYCIKCGRTYPLSAMTASAIPTCPIDGGYLSPAPAHNHIAQSQPDLDLAGKLMRQADMVIVIGATGYYSNINRTARVAQINPAVTGFDRRSELNIHAPSDEVFRTFG, encoded by the coding sequence ATGGCAGCAAACCTAAACGATCAAATTGAACAGTTACACGCAATGATTTCAGCGGGCAAAGACGTGGTTGCTCTGACTGGCGCAGGAATCTCGGTTCCCATCGGCATCCCCGACCTGGCGCACATGCCCCGTGAAGCCAGCAGTGTGCTTGCATCGGAAAGTGAACTAGAACGAAATCCCGCGCAATTTTATGCCACGCTGCACCGCATTTTCCTGGATCCGATTGTGCAGAAAGGACCCACCGTTAGCCACCGCGCACTTGCCGCGTTAGAGCAGGCGGGTGCCATCGATGGGGTTGTCACGACCAACGTGGACTACCTCCACGAAATTGCCGGGAGTTACACGGTGGCGGATGTCTGGAATAGTTTCAACGTGAACTACTGCATCAAATGTGGGCGCACGTATCCGCTCAGTGCCATGACGGCGAGCGCGATTCCCACTTGCCCAATAGATGGTGGCTACTTGTCACCTGCACCGGCACATAATCATATTGCTCAGTCACAACCTGACTTGGATCTTGCGGGCAAGCTGATGCGTCAGGCCGACATGGTCATCGTGATTGGCGCAACGGGCTACTACAGTAATATCAACCGCACGGCGCGGGTCGCCCAAATCAATCCGGCCGTCACTGGTTTCGACCGGCGCAGTGAACTGAACATCCACGCGCCGTCAGACGAAGTGTTTCGCACTTTTGGATAA
- the ahpF gene encoding alkyl hydroperoxide reductase subunit F — protein MLAPELKQQLTAYFKLLEQPVVFSLDAGTSANGDKTKDFLTEVVALDPKLSVKQAVLKRQPSFTVDRAGSDPSGIVFAGVPLGHEFESFVLAVLQVSGHAPKISAAERQQILAIDTDLHFETFASLSCHNCPDVVQALNIMSVLNPHVSHTMIEGGMFQDEATAKNIMAVPTVFLNGKEWHNGRATLAELLAKIDGHEGAVPVDDDVASKLYDVLIIGGGPAAGAAAIYAARKGLATAVVADHLGGQPLETVGIENIPGTDYVTGQQLMDNITAQLTKYHVTQMSGQTVSGITGGAPVHVALQSGATLQSKTVIVATGAHWRQLGVPGEDEFRNKGVAYCPHCDGPLYKGKDVAVVGGGNSGLEAAIDLAGIARHVTVLEFAPAISADAVLQAKASALSNVDLIANAQTTAVLGDGRVTGLQYVDRDTQQSHSLTVDGVFVQIGLVPNTEFVGDSLKLNAHHEITVDRRGATSLAHVFAAGDCTDSAYKQIVIAMGSGATAALSAFADIAFVD, from the coding sequence ATGTTAGCGCCTGAGTTAAAGCAACAACTCACCGCATATTTTAAGCTGTTGGAGCAGCCAGTCGTGTTCAGTTTGGACGCGGGCACTTCAGCCAATGGTGATAAGACCAAGGACTTCTTAACCGAGGTCGTTGCTCTAGACCCAAAGCTGAGCGTCAAGCAGGCCGTGCTCAAGCGGCAACCTAGCTTTACAGTTGACCGCGCAGGCAGTGACCCATCCGGAATCGTCTTTGCTGGCGTTCCCCTAGGTCATGAGTTTGAGTCGTTCGTTTTGGCCGTTTTACAAGTCTCTGGTCACGCGCCAAAGATTTCGGCCGCCGAGCGTCAGCAGATTCTCGCCATCGATACCGACCTGCACTTTGAGACCTTCGCTAGCCTGTCCTGCCATAATTGTCCGGATGTTGTGCAGGCGCTGAACATCATGAGTGTGCTCAACCCGCACGTCAGTCACACGATGATTGAGGGCGGCATGTTCCAGGATGAGGCGACTGCCAAGAACATTATGGCCGTGCCAACCGTGTTCCTAAACGGAAAGGAATGGCACAATGGGCGGGCAACGCTCGCTGAATTGTTGGCCAAGATTGATGGACATGAAGGCGCCGTGCCAGTTGATGATGATGTGGCGTCCAAGCTGTATGACGTGCTGATTATTGGCGGTGGCCCCGCTGCGGGTGCGGCGGCCATATACGCGGCACGCAAGGGCTTGGCCACAGCTGTTGTGGCGGATCATCTAGGTGGTCAGCCATTGGAAACAGTCGGAATCGAAAACATTCCCGGCACAGATTACGTCACAGGTCAGCAGTTGATGGACAACATCACCGCACAGTTGACCAAGTACCACGTGACGCAAATGAGTGGACAAACCGTTAGCGGCATCACGGGCGGTGCGCCAGTGCACGTCGCCTTGCAAAGCGGGGCAACACTTCAGAGCAAGACGGTAATCGTCGCCACCGGTGCCCACTGGCGTCAGCTGGGTGTTCCTGGTGAGGATGAGTTCCGTAACAAGGGTGTGGCCTACTGTCCACACTGTGATGGGCCGCTTTACAAGGGCAAGGATGTCGCGGTGGTTGGCGGAGGTAATTCCGGCCTTGAAGCAGCGATTGACCTGGCAGGCATTGCCCGGCATGTCACCGTTTTGGAGTTTGCTCCGGCTATTTCTGCGGATGCGGTGCTTCAGGCGAAGGCTAGTGCGCTGAGCAACGTTGACCTGATTGCGAATGCCCAGACGACGGCGGTGCTGGGGGATGGTCGTGTGACCGGTCTGCAGTACGTCGATCGGGACACGCAGCAATCACACTCTTTGACAGTCGATGGTGTGTTCGTGCAGATTGGCCTCGTTCCTAACACGGAATTTGTTGGGGATAGCCTCAAGTTGAACGCGCATCACGAGATTACTGTGGATCGGCGCGGTGCCACCAGTTTGGCCCACGTGTTCGCGGCCGGTGATTGCACGGATTCTGCCTACAAGCAAATTGTCATTGCGATGGGCAGTGGCGCGACCGCAGCGCTGAGTGCGTTTGCGGATATTGCGTTTGTCGATTAA
- a CDS encoding MerR family transcriptional regulator has product MADTAMTIKQVAVNFGIPLETLRYYDNSGLFPHLQRNASGYRIFHNVDLSDLRSVICFRTIGMPIADIARVMRKIEAGDEQGKLDELAKQRAKLLAQRDQVDMALLMVQVKQDIYSANDEDVPHTQYLYEEIVAFIAKRAKPGQRQNITALLDQLFQQLSHDEPQTIPGTAIRALVRPESDAAVRDLLLLGQVAGVD; this is encoded by the coding sequence ATGGCAGATACAGCGATGACGATCAAGCAGGTTGCCGTTAACTTTGGGATTCCACTCGAAACATTGCGTTATTACGACAACAGCGGGTTGTTCCCGCATTTGCAACGTAATGCCTCGGGGTACCGCATTTTCCATAATGTGGACCTGTCCGATTTGCGCAGTGTCATCTGTTTTCGGACCATCGGCATGCCAATTGCCGATATCGCCCGCGTCATGCGCAAAATTGAGGCGGGGGATGAACAGGGTAAGCTAGATGAGCTCGCCAAGCAGCGGGCTAAATTGCTGGCGCAACGCGATCAAGTCGACATGGCGCTCCTGATGGTGCAGGTCAAACAGGATATTTACAGCGCGAATGATGAGGATGTGCCACACACCCAGTACCTGTATGAAGAGATTGTTGCCTTTATCGCCAAGCGGGCCAAACCTGGCCAACGCCAGAATATCACGGCACTCCTGGACCAATTATTCCAGCAACTGTCACATGATGAACCGCAAACAATTCCGGGTACTGCTATTCGGGCACTGGTCCGACCAGAAAGTGATGCGGCCGTGCGGGATTTGTTGTTGCTGGGGCAAGTGGCCGGTGTGGACTAA
- a CDS encoding GNAT family N-acetyltransferase, translated as MIETERLVLRPFTSSDATGFARMFADPEPRQYTRYNEDNTPAEIQAVFENHFLENPDTSFAIVLKSTQEIIGFFEFHEGGVMTYLLMKDQWRKGYMPEAGRAAIDYAFRTLGYDGIEGDYADVNGASGRVLEKMGLQPDGDLGTFDIPNGQRITVMVYRLTRQQWLESQH; from the coding sequence ATGATTGAAACAGAACGCCTGGTACTTCGGCCTTTTACGTCCTCCGATGCAACAGGCTTTGCCCGCATGTTTGCGGACCCAGAGCCACGGCAATACACGCGTTACAACGAGGACAACACACCTGCCGAAATCCAAGCAGTTTTCGAAAACCACTTCTTAGAGAACCCTGACACGTCATTCGCCATCGTCCTCAAATCGACTCAGGAAATCATCGGGTTCTTCGAGTTCCACGAGGGCGGCGTGATGACTTACCTCCTCATGAAGGATCAGTGGCGCAAGGGTTACATGCCGGAAGCCGGTCGGGCGGCCATTGACTACGCCTTCCGCACACTCGGGTATGATGGCATTGAAGGCGACTATGCCGATGTGAACGGCGCGTCAGGCCGGGTTCTCGAAAAGATGGGCCTCCAACCGGATGGCGACCTCGGGACCTTCGACATTCCGAACGGTCAGCGGATTACCGTCATGGTGTACCGCCTCACCCGCCAGCAATGGCTTGAGTCACAGCACTAA
- a CDS encoding NAD(P)H-binding protein, which produces MKKVAIIGAAGQTMEWLEARLANAEDVELTLFLRHSERIDPAQFTVPLTVIDGDVRDAQALQSAVQGQDMVVVGLEGALDEYTRLIIDAMDAVGAKRVAVILGLGIYDEVPSEFGRWNAAYGGEGMNVFKRAAKNLEDSDLNYTILRAAWMSNRPEVNYETTQKGETFRGTVITRASLADYLVRLIDDPTLDNRASVGLDEPGTDGDRPTPFL; this is translated from the coding sequence ATGAAAAAAGTTGCAATTATTGGCGCTGCTGGTCAGACCATGGAGTGGTTGGAAGCCCGTTTGGCGAATGCAGAGGACGTTGAACTCACCTTGTTCTTACGTCATTCAGAACGGATTGACCCCGCACAATTCACCGTGCCTTTGACCGTGATTGACGGGGATGTCCGCGATGCGCAGGCATTACAGTCTGCGGTTCAAGGTCAGGACATGGTCGTCGTTGGTTTGGAAGGCGCACTTGATGAATACACCCGGCTGATTATTGATGCCATGGACGCAGTGGGCGCCAAACGCGTCGCCGTCATCCTTGGCCTCGGCATTTATGATGAAGTACCCAGCGAATTTGGGCGCTGGAACGCGGCATACGGAGGCGAAGGGATGAACGTATTCAAGCGGGCGGCTAAAAACCTAGAAGATTCTGACCTGAATTACACCATCCTGCGTGCTGCCTGGATGTCTAACCGCCCGGAAGTGAACTACGAAACCACGCAAAAGGGCGAAACCTTCCGCGGCACCGTGATTACGCGTGCAAGTCTCGCAGATTACCTCGTCCGTTTGATTGATGACCCAACGCTCGATAATCGGGCCTCTGTTGGATTAGACGAACCCGGTACGGATGGTGACCGGCCAACGCCTTTCCTGTAA
- a CDS encoding histidine phosphatase family protein — protein MKKIIYLMRHGETLFNAENRIQGWCDSPLTDRGIAQAESIGRYFQRKGITIQSAYTSTSERAMDTLSTVAGEMGKTIPTHQLKTLKEANFGSFEGMPEYLNPPRPYGDFFLQYGGESDDQVQARVTKAIHDIAVNDPSTAILIVSHAGAIYSFIAYYIEAAFERFHTQMTNSTVLQLAFEDDTFTLTEVINPEQL, from the coding sequence TTGAAGAAAATCATCTATTTGATGCGCCATGGGGAGACGCTGTTTAATGCCGAAAACCGGATTCAGGGCTGGTGCGACTCGCCGCTGACCGACCGGGGCATTGCGCAAGCCGAGAGCATCGGTCGCTACTTTCAGCGCAAGGGGATTACGATTCAGTCCGCGTACACGTCCACCTCTGAGCGGGCGATGGATACGCTGAGTACCGTGGCGGGTGAAATGGGCAAGACCATCCCCACCCATCAGCTCAAGACGCTGAAGGAAGCCAACTTTGGTAGCTTTGAAGGCATGCCAGAATACCTTAACCCACCGCGCCCGTACGGTGATTTCTTCCTTCAATATGGCGGCGAATCGGATGATCAGGTCCAGGCACGTGTCACTAAAGCCATTCATGACATCGCAGTTAACGACCCCAGCACGGCGATTCTGATTGTGTCACATGCTGGCGCCATCTATTCGTTCATTGCCTACTATATTGAGGCGGCGTTTGAACGATTTCACACGCAGATGACGAACTCGACGGTGCTGCAACTGGCCTTTGAGGATGACACTTTTACCTTGACAGAAGTTATCAATCCAGAACAGCTCTAA
- a CDS encoding SDR family oxidoreductase produces the protein MIKDKVVVITGASSGIGLATAQLLASRGAKVVLGARREEKLAQITADIRAAGGNAVYRVTDVVNPDDSKALVQLAKDKFGRVDVMFLNAGLMPNAPMSALHTDEWNQMVDVNLKGVLNGIAAALPEFKAQQSGHFIATSSVAGLKAYPGGAVYGATKWAVRDLMEVLRMESAQQSSNIRTATIYPAAIKTELLRTITDADTAGAMQNTYDTYEISPRRVAQVVAFAIDMPEDTNVNEFTVGPTNQPW, from the coding sequence ATGATTAAAGATAAAGTTGTTGTGATTACAGGGGCATCCAGTGGAATTGGCCTGGCTACCGCCCAGCTACTTGCGAGCCGGGGTGCCAAGGTTGTCCTGGGTGCACGGCGCGAGGAAAAACTAGCCCAGATTACGGCTGACATTCGTGCTGCGGGTGGCAATGCAGTCTACCGGGTCACAGATGTTGTGAACCCCGATGATAGTAAGGCCCTGGTGCAGCTTGCCAAGGACAAGTTTGGTCGTGTCGACGTCATGTTTTTGAACGCTGGGCTGATGCCCAACGCGCCTATGTCCGCTTTGCACACGGATGAATGGAACCAGATGGTGGACGTCAATTTGAAAGGTGTCCTCAACGGGATTGCGGCCGCATTGCCAGAGTTTAAAGCGCAGCAATCGGGGCATTTCATTGCGACGAGTTCAGTTGCCGGTCTAAAGGCCTACCCAGGCGGCGCCGTGTATGGTGCAACCAAGTGGGCGGTGCGGGACCTGATGGAAGTGCTCCGGATGGAATCAGCCCAGCAGTCCAGCAACATTCGCACGGCCACGATTTATCCAGCCGCCATTAAAACCGAGCTGTTGCGGACCATTACGGATGCGGACACGGCTGGTGCAATGCAGAACACTTACGATACTTACGAAATCAGCCCACGTCGGGTTGCACAAGTCGTTGCCTTTGCAATCGACATGCCAGAGGATACCAACGTCAACGAGTTTACCGTCGGCCCAACCAACCAGCCTTGGTAA
- a CDS encoding DUF3737 family protein yields the protein MTKYQDAYFEGERPLFAEHDADINDTTFGEGESPLKESRNITLTDSVFKWKYPLWYSDHIRVDHTIFETMSRSGIWYTHDIQIANSPLQAPKLFRRSSQIQLDHVHFADAQETLWNCDDIKMNDVQATGDYFGMNSTNIYLDHVDIIGNYCFDGAKNVEVHNSTFVSKDAFWNCDNVTIYDSTISGEYLAWNTKNLTLINCTIESDQGLCYVDHLTMKNCKLLRTDLAFEYSRDIDADITSDIMSVKNPISGVIRAQSIDTLIMDPTKVDPAQTKIETAVPIAQKETA from the coding sequence ATGACTAAATATCAAGATGCTTATTTTGAAGGCGAACGTCCCTTGTTTGCCGAACACGATGCAGATATTAATGACACGACTTTTGGGGAAGGTGAATCCCCACTAAAGGAAAGTCGGAACATCACACTGACAGATTCCGTCTTTAAGTGGAAATACCCATTGTGGTACAGCGACCATATCCGCGTGGACCACACCATCTTTGAAACGATGTCGCGCTCTGGTATCTGGTACACGCACGATATTCAGATTGCTAACAGCCCGCTGCAGGCACCCAAGTTGTTCCGGCGGTCATCGCAAATTCAGCTTGACCACGTTCATTTCGCGGATGCACAGGAAACGCTGTGGAACTGCGACGATATCAAGATGAATGACGTTCAAGCAACCGGGGACTACTTCGGGATGAACAGTACGAACATCTACCTCGATCACGTCGACATCATCGGCAACTACTGTTTCGATGGTGCCAAGAACGTTGAGGTTCACAATTCCACTTTTGTCTCCAAAGATGCCTTCTGGAACTGCGACAACGTGACCATTTATGACTCCACGATTTCCGGTGAATACCTCGCGTGGAACACGAAGAATCTCACGCTCATTAACTGCACGATTGAATCCGACCAGGGACTCTGCTACGTGGACCACTTGACGATGAAGAACTGCAAGCTCTTGCGCACAGATTTGGCATTTGAATACAGCCGAGACATCGATGCGGACATCACAAGTGATATTATGAGTGTGAAGAATCCAATCAGTGGGGTCATCCGTGCCCAGAGCATCGATACCCTGATTATGGATCCTACCAAGGTGGACCCTGCCCAAACCAAGATTGAAACGGCAGTACCCATCGCGCAGAAGGAGACTGCCTAG
- a CDS encoding HIT family protein — MTTYIPKITSASCVFCQKEAVIQNDRAKAFMDIHPMAAGHMLIVPKAHVATWFDATSADQDAMSALLNEAKSYLDARYHPRGYQIFSHVGVVAGQKVAHAHIHLVPVY, encoded by the coding sequence ATGACGACCTATATTCCCAAAATCACTTCAGCGTCCTGTGTCTTCTGCCAAAAGGAAGCTGTCATTCAAAATGACCGGGCCAAGGCCTTTATGGATATTCACCCCATGGCAGCGGGACACATGCTGATAGTTCCGAAGGCGCACGTTGCGACGTGGTTTGACGCGACATCTGCGGATCAGGACGCGATGAGTGCCCTGCTAAACGAGGCAAAGTCATACTTGGACGCGCGCTATCATCCCCGCGGCTACCAAATTTTCAGTCATGTCGGCGTCGTGGCAGGCCAGAAGGTCGCCCATGCACACATCCACCTCGTACCCGTTTATTAA
- the ahpC gene encoding alkyl hydroperoxide reductase subunit C: MSLVGKEIEPFSAQAYQQGKFITVTDADIKGHWSVIMFYPADFSFVCPTELADLQDQYQTLQQLGVEVYSVSEDTHFVHKAWHDDSDAVGKLQYAMIGDPSHQLARMFDVLDEDQGLAQRGTFILDKNGVVQSLEINADGIGRNASEYIDRIKAGQYVASHPGEVCPAKWKEGAETLTPGLDLVGKI, from the coding sequence ATGAGTTTAGTAGGAAAAGAAATCGAACCATTCAGTGCACAAGCTTATCAACAGGGCAAGTTCATCACCGTGACCGATGCCGATATTAAGGGGCACTGGAGCGTGATCATGTTCTACCCAGCGGACTTTTCGTTCGTTTGTCCAACCGAGTTAGCTGACTTGCAGGACCAGTACCAGACCTTGCAGCAGCTCGGCGTTGAAGTCTACTCCGTTTCAGAAGACACGCACTTTGTCCACAAGGCATGGCACGACGATTCTGACGCGGTTGGCAAGTTGCAGTACGCCATGATTGGTGACCCATCACATCAACTGGCACGCATGTTTGATGTCCTTGACGAAGATCAGGGCCTTGCGCAGCGCGGGACCTTTATCCTTGACAAGAACGGCGTGGTTCAGTCACTCGAAATCAACGCGGACGGCATTGGCCGTAACGCCAGTGAGTACATTGACCGCATCAAGGCCGGCCAGTATGTCGCCAGTCATCCCGGCGAAGTTTGCCCTGCCAAGTGGAAGGAAGGCGCCGAGACACTGACACCAGGCCTCGACTTAGTGGGGAAGATTTAG